The Helicobacter pylori genome includes a window with the following:
- the uvrC gene encoding excinuclease ABC subunit UvrC, with translation MADLLSSLKNLPNSSGVYQYFDKNRQLLYIGKAKNLKKRIKSYFSIHNNEITPNHRASLRIQMMVKQIAFLETILVENEQDALILENSLIKQLKPKYNILLRDDKTYPYIYMDFSTDFPIPLITRKILKQPGVKYFGPFTSGAKDILDSLYELLPLVQKKNCIKDKKACMFYQIERCKAPCENKITKEEYLKIAKECLEMIENKDKLIKELELKMERLSNNLRFEEALIYRDRIAKIQKIAPFTCMDLAKLYDLDIFAFYSGGNKAVLVKMFMRGGKIISSAFEKIHSLNGFDTDEAMKQAIINHYQSHLPLMPEQILLNACSNETLKELQDFISHQCSKKIALSIPKKGDKLALIEIAMKNAQEIFSQEKTSNEDRILEEARSLFKLECMPYRVEIFDTSHHANSQCVGGMVVYENHEFQKNSYRRYHLKGSNEYTQMSELLTRRALDFAKEPPPNLWVIDGGRAQLNIALEILKSSGSFVEVIAISKEKRDSKAYRSKGGAKDIIHTANDTFKLLPSDKRLQWVQKLRDESHRYAINFHRSTKLKNMKQIALLKEKGIGEASMKKLLDYFGSFEAIEKASEQEKNAVLKKRI, from the coding sequence ATGGCTGATTTATTGTCCAGTTTGAAAAACCTTCCTAATAGCAGTGGCGTGTATCAATATTTTGATAAAAACCGCCAACTGCTCTATATCGGTAAGGCGAAAAATTTAAAAAAGCGCATCAAAAGCTATTTTTCTATCCATAACAATGAAATCACGCCCAACCATCGCGCAAGCTTACGAATCCAAATGATGGTCAAACAAATCGCTTTTTTAGAAACCATTTTAGTGGAAAACGAGCAAGACGCTTTGATTTTAGAAAACTCTTTAATCAAGCAGCTCAAGCCCAAATACAACATTCTTTTAAGAGACGATAAAACTTATCCTTATATTTATATGGATTTTTCCACCGATTTCCCTATCCCTTTAATCACACGAAAAATTTTAAAACAGCCTGGCGTTAAATATTTTGGCCCTTTTACGAGCGGGGCTAAGGATATTTTGGACAGCTTGTATGAATTGCTCCCATTGGTTCAAAAGAAAAATTGCATTAAGGATAAAAAGGCATGCATGTTTTATCAAATAGAGCGTTGTAAAGCCCCATGCGAGAATAAAATCACCAAAGAAGAGTATTTGAAAATCGCTAAAGAATGTTTAGAAATGATTGAAAATAAAGACAAACTCATCAAAGAGCTTGAATTAAAAATGGAGCGCCTTTCTAATAACTTGCGTTTTGAAGAAGCCCTCATTTATAGAGATAGGATTGCAAAAATCCAAAAAATCGCCCCTTTCACTTGCATGGATTTAGCCAAACTCTATGATTTGGATATTTTTGCTTTTTATAGTGGGGGCAATAAGGCGGTGTTAGTGAAAATGTTTATGCGTGGGGGTAAAATCATTTCTTCAGCGTTTGAAAAAATCCACTCTCTTAATGGGTTTGACACTGATGAAGCGATGAAACAAGCCATTATCAATCATTACCAATCGCATTTGCCTTTAATGCCAGAACAGATTTTATTGAACGCTTGCTCTAATGAAACGCTTAAAGAATTGCAAGATTTTATCTCTCACCAATGCTCTAAAAAAATCGCTCTTAGTATTCCTAAAAAAGGCGATAAGCTCGCTTTAATAGAAATCGCTATGAAAAACGCTCAAGAGATTTTTAGCCAAGAAAAAACCTCTAATGAAGATCGGATTTTAGAAGAAGCGCGATCGCTCTTTAAATTAGAGTGCATGCCTTATAGGGTGGAAATCTTTGACACAAGCCACCATGCCAACAGCCAATGCGTGGGGGGAATGGTCGTGTATGAAAATCATGAATTTCAAAAAAACTCCTATCGGCGCTACCATTTAAAAGGCTCTAATGAATACACTCAAATGAGCGAATTGCTCACCAGAAGGGCTTTAGATTTTGCTAAAGAGCCACCGCCTAATTTGTGGGTGATCGATGGAGGGAGGGCACAATTAAACATCGCTTTAGAAATTTTAAAAAGCAGCGGGAGTTTTGTAGAAGTGATCGCTATTTCTAAAGAAAAAAGGGATTCTAAAGCTTATCGCTCTAAAGGGGGTGCTAAAGACATTATCCACACCGCTAACGATACTTTTAAATTGCTCCCTAGCGACAAGCGCTTGCAGTGGGTGCAAAAATTGCGCGATGAAAGCCACCGGTATGCGATAAACTTCCATAGATCCACTAAACTTAAAAACATGAAACAAATCGCTCTTTTAAAAGAAAAGGGTATAGGAGAAGCCAGCATGAAAAAATTGTTGGATTATTTTGGGAGTTTTGAAGCGATAGAAAAAGCGAGCGAGCAAGAAAAAAACGCCGTTTTAAAAAAACGAATCTAA
- a CDS encoding ATP-binding cassette domain-containing protein — translation MKEIVTIENVSFNYHNRAVFKDFNLSIQERDFLCVLGESGSGKSTLLGLILGLLKPSLGSVKIFNETLSNNAFLRQKIGYIAQGNSLFSHLNAMQNMTFCLNLQGIDKETAQKEAKALALKMGLEESLMDKFPNELSGGQAQRVGIIRGIIHRPELILLDEPFSALDSFNRKNLQDLIKEIHQNSHATFIMVTHDESEAQKLATKTLEIKALK, via the coding sequence ATGAAAGAAATCGTTACCATAGAGAATGTGTCTTTTAACTACCACAATCGCGCTGTTTTTAAGGATTTTAATTTAAGCATTCAAGAGAGGGATTTTTTATGCGTTTTAGGGGAGAGTGGGAGCGGTAAAAGCACGCTTTTAGGCTTGATTTTAGGGCTTTTAAAACCCAGTCTGGGGAGCGTTAAAATCTTTAATGAGACCCTTTCAAACAACGCTTTTTTACGCCAAAAAATAGGCTATATCGCTCAAGGCAATTCCTTATTCTCTCATTTAAACGCCATGCAAAACATGACTTTTTGCCTTAATTTACAAGGCATAGATAAAGAAACCGCTCAAAAAGAGGCCAAAGCCTTAGCGTTAAAAATGGGGTTAGAGGAGAGCCTTATGGATAAATTCCCTAACGAATTGAGTGGGGGGCAAGCCCAAAGAGTGGGCATTATTAGGGGGATTATCCATAGGCCAGAACTCATTTTATTAGACGAGCCTTTTAGCGCTTTAGATAGTTTTAATCGTAAGAATTTGCAAGATCTCATCAAAGAGATACACCAAAATTCTCACGCTACTTTCATTATGGTAACGCATGATGAAAGCGAGGCTCAAAAGTTGGCCACAAAAACCCTAGAAATCAAAGCCCTTAAATAA
- a CDS encoding HesA/MoeB/ThiF family protein, with protein MLSRPEKERYLRHIMLEDVGEEGQLKLLKSSVLVIGAGGLGSAVLMYLCAAGIGKIGIVDFDVVDMSNLQRQIIHSQDFLNQSKASSAKARLKQLNAGIEIETFEERFKAHNALSLIKPYDFIIDATDNFNAKFLINDACVLAQKPYSHAGVLKYMGQSMSVLPHSACLACVFDKPPKKGLNPISGLFGVLPGVLGCIQASECLKYFLGFETLLINTLLIADIKTMDFKKIQAPKNPECRVCGTHKITHLQDYEI; from the coding sequence TTGTTAAGCCGGCCAGAAAAAGAGCGTTATTTACGCCATATCATGCTAGAAGATGTGGGCGAAGAAGGCCAATTGAAGCTTTTAAAATCTAGCGTTTTAGTCATTGGGGCTGGGGGTCTTGGATCAGCGGTTTTGATGTATTTGTGCGCCGCTGGGATAGGAAAAATAGGTATTGTAGATTTTGATGTGGTAGATATGAGTAATTTGCAACGCCAGATTATCCATTCACAGGATTTTTTAAACCAATCTAAAGCCTCTAGCGCGAAAGCGCGCTTAAAACAACTCAATGCCGGTATTGAAATAGAGACTTTTGAAGAACGCTTTAAGGCTCATAACGCTCTTTCTCTCATAAAACCTTACGATTTTATCATAGACGCTACAGACAATTTCAACGCTAAATTTTTGATTAATGACGCTTGCGTGTTAGCCCAAAAACCCTATTCGCATGCCGGGGTTTTAAAATACATGGGGCAAAGCATGAGCGTTTTACCCCATAGCGCATGCTTAGCGTGTGTTTTTGATAAGCCCCCTAAAAAGGGATTAAATCCTATTTCAGGGCTTTTTGGGGTCTTACCCGGGGTTTTAGGGTGTATCCAAGCGAGCGAATGCCTTAAATATTTTTTAGGGTTTGAAACTTTACTTATAAATACTTTACTTATAGCCGATATTAAAACAATGGATTTTAAAAAAATTCAAGCACCCAAAAACCCTGAATGTAGGGTTTGTGGCACGCATAAAATCACGCATTTACAAGATTATGAAATTTAG
- a CDS encoding ABC transporter permease/substrate-binding protein, producing the protein MLGMGVFKQLIKELYEWLLYSIDVATQHLVAVVLKISVVKYLIKEFHDRFIYFIDLIAQHFIIVALSGFFVLVFGVLIGVLVFYNSKARAFLLPIVNFLYTIPSLALFALLIPVIGVGLKNALLVLVLYGLLPIVHSTYNALKEVREEVIKAAIGLGCNPKELFFRVHFLLAIPQILVGLRIAVVMLVAMAGIGALIGAGGLGQAIFRGLNTQNTTLLVAGSLIIALFSVLADKFVSVFQHENALQRLFSQNATKKQKRKVYLNLAVFLFLLLASTLWLIPRNAIEEKPLVVATKPSSEQYILGEVLSLLLEKHHIPIKRAFGIGGGTMNIHPALIRGDFDLYVEYTGTAWVNTLKNPLTQKVDFETIKKRYEKEFNLLWVGLLGFNNTYSLAISKEDAQKYAIETFSDLAFHSPNFDFGAEFDFFEREDAFKGLVKAYPFHFRSLHEMDINLRYKSFESHKINALDVFTTDAQIKELNLKVLKDDKGFFPNYQAGIVMRKEIVKKYPEALKILEKLDSKFSDEMMQDLNYQVEVLKKSPQIVAKDFLERLGL; encoded by the coding sequence ATGCTAGGCATGGGCGTTTTTAAACAATTGATCAAAGAATTGTATGAATGGTTGCTCTATTCTATAGATGTGGCTACGCAGCATTTAGTTGCCGTGGTGTTAAAAATAAGCGTGGTAAAATATTTGATAAAAGAATTTCATGATCGCTTCATTTATTTTATAGACTTGATTGCACAGCATTTTATCATCGTTGCACTTTCTGGTTTTTTTGTGCTGGTGTTTGGGGTTTTGATTGGGGTTTTGGTGTTTTATAATTCAAAGGCTAGGGCGTTCTTGCTCCCTATAGTGAATTTCCTTTACACCATCCCATCGCTTGCGTTATTCGCTTTACTCATTCCTGTGATTGGGGTTGGGTTAAAAAACGCGCTTTTAGTGTTGGTCTTATACGGCTTATTACCCATTGTCCATAGCACTTATAACGCTTTAAAAGAGGTGAGAGAAGAAGTCATTAAGGCCGCTATTGGGCTAGGGTGTAACCCCAAAGAGTTGTTTTTTAGGGTGCACTTCTTGCTCGCTATCCCCCAAATTTTAGTGGGTTTAAGGATTGCGGTGGTGATGTTAGTGGCGATGGCTGGGATTGGAGCGCTCATTGGGGCTGGAGGCTTAGGGCAGGCGATCTTTAGAGGGCTAAACACGCAAAACACCACGCTTTTAGTGGCGGGTAGTTTGATCATTGCTCTTTTTAGTGTTTTAGCGGATAAATTTGTGAGCGTCTTTCAGCATGAAAACGCCTTGCAACGCCTATTTTCTCAAAACGCCACCAAAAAACAAAAAAGAAAAGTTTATCTTAATTTAGCGGTGTTCCTTTTTTTATTGCTAGCGAGCACTTTATGGCTTATTCCTAGAAACGCCATAGAAGAAAAGCCCTTAGTCGTGGCGACAAAACCTAGCAGCGAGCAGTATATTTTGGGCGAGGTTTTAAGCCTTTTGTTAGAAAAACACCATATCCCTATCAAGCGAGCGTTTGGCATTGGCGGGGGGACGATGAATATCCATCCGGCATTAATTAGGGGCGATTTTGATTTGTATGTGGAATATACCGGCACCGCTTGGGTGAACACGCTCAAAAACCCTTTGACTCAAAAAGTGGATTTTGAAACGATTAAAAAGCGTTATGAGAAGGAATTTAATCTTTTATGGGTGGGGCTTTTGGGCTTTAATAACACCTATTCCTTAGCGATTTCTAAAGAAGACGCTCAAAAATACGCGATTGAAACTTTCAGCGATTTAGCCTTTCATAGCCCAAATTTTGATTTTGGAGCGGAGTTTGACTTTTTTGAAAGAGAGGACGCTTTTAAAGGATTAGTGAAAGCCTATCCATTCCATTTTAGAAGTTTGCATGAAATGGATATTAATTTGCGCTATAAAAGTTTTGAATCCCATAAAATCAACGCTTTAGATGTCTTCACTACAGACGCTCAAATCAAAGAGCTAAATTTAAAGGTGCTTAAGGACGATAAAGGGTTTTTCCCCAATTATCAGGCCGGTATTGTTATGAGAAAAGAAATTGTAAAAAAGTATCCGGAAGCGTTAAAAATCTTAGAAAAATTGGATTCAAAATTTAGCGATGAAATGATGCAAGATTTAAACTATCAGGTGGAAGTGTTGAAAAAAAGCCCCCAAATAGTCGCTAAAGATTTTTTAGAAAGATTGGGATTATAA
- the motB gene encoding flagellar motor protein MotB, whose product MAKKNKPTECPAGEKWAVPYADFLSLLLALFIALYAISAVNKSKVEALKTEFIKIFNYAPKPEAMQPVLVIPPDSGKEEEQMASESSKPASQNTETKATIARKGEGSVLEQIDQGSILKLPSNLLFENAASDTINQDMMLYIERIAKIIQKLPKRVHINVRGFTDNTPLAKTRFKSHYELAANRAYRVMKVLIQYGVDPNQLSFSSYGSTNPIAPNDSLENRMKNNRVEIFFSTDANDLSKIHSILDNEFNPHQE is encoded by the coding sequence ATGGCTAAGAAAAACAAACCCACCGAATGCCCCGCCGGCGAAAAATGGGCGGTTCCTTATGCGGACTTTTTGTCGTTGTTGCTCGCGCTTTTTATCGCTCTTTATGCCATTTCAGCGGTCAATAAATCCAAAGTGGAAGCCTTAAAAACCGAATTCATTAAGATTTTTAATTACGCTCCCAAGCCAGAGGCGATGCAGCCGGTTTTAGTGATCCCACCTGATTCAGGGAAAGAAGAAGAGCAAATGGCGAGCGAAAGCTCCAAACCGGCTTCGCAAAATACCGAAACAAAAGCCACTATCGCTCGCAAAGGCGAAGGCAGTGTTTTAGAGCAAATTGATCAAGGCTCTATCTTAAAGCTCCCCTCTAATTTGCTGTTTGAAAACGCTGCATCAGATACTATCAATCAAGACATGATGCTCTATATTGAACGGATCGCTAAAATCATTCAAAAACTCCCTAAAAGGGTGCATATTAATGTGAGAGGTTTTACAGACAACACGCCTTTAGCTAAAACCCGTTTTAAAAGCCACTATGAATTAGCCGCCAATCGCGCTTATAGGGTGATGAAAGTCCTTATACAATACGGCGTGGATCCTAACCAATTGTCTTTTTCTTCTTATGGCTCTACCAACCCTATCGCGCCTAATGATTCCTTAGAAAACAGAATGAAAAACAATCGTGTGGAAATCTTTTTTTCAACCGATGCGAACGATTTGAGTAAGATCCATTCTATTTTAGATAATGAGTTCAACCCCCACCAAGAATGA
- a CDS encoding YraN family protein yields MRFLNNKHKEKGLKAEEEACEFLKTLGFEMVERNFFSKFGEIDIIALKKGVLHFIEVKSGENFDPIYAITPSKLKKMIKTIRCYLSQKDPNSDFCIDALIVKNGKFELLENITF; encoded by the coding sequence ATGCGCTTTTTGAACAACAAACATAAGGAAAAAGGCTTAAAGGCTGAAGAAGAGGCCTGCGAGTTTTTAAAAACGCTGGGTTTTGAAATGGTGGAAAGGAACTTTTTTTCAAAATTTGGTGAAATTGATATTATCGCTTTGAAAAAAGGGGTTTTGCATTTCATTGAAGTCAAAAGTGGGGAAAATTTTGATCCCATTTATGCGATCACGCCGAGCAAATTAAAAAAGATGATTAAAACGATCCGCTGTTATTTGTCTCAAAAAGATCCCAATAGCGATTTTTGCATTGACGCTCTTATTGTGAAAAATGGTAAATTTGAGCTTTTAGAAAATATCACTTTTTAG
- the motA gene encoding flagellar motor stator protein MotA, which yields MDLSTILGLVLAVASISLGDILEDGNPLHIIHLSSVIIIVPTSLFAAMTGTHARYVKAAYKEIKIVFLNPKINLNETIKNLVELATLARKDGVLSLEGRVAQIEDDFTRNGLSMIIDGKDLKSVKESLEISIEEMEEYYHGAAHYWETAGETAPTMGLVGAVMGLMLALQKLDNPAEMAAGIAGAFTATVTGIMCSYAIFGPFGHKLKAKSKDIIKEKTVLLEGILGIANGENPRDLENKLLNYIAPGEPKKSQFEG from the coding sequence TTGGATTTATCAACCATACTAGGCTTGGTATTGGCGGTCGCTTCTATTTCGCTAGGCGATATTTTAGAAGATGGTAACCCGTTGCACATTATCCATTTGAGTTCAGTCATCATCATCGTGCCTACTTCGCTTTTTGCCGCCATGACAGGCACACATGCTCGTTACGTGAAAGCCGCTTACAAAGAGATAAAAATTGTTTTTTTAAACCCTAAAATCAATTTAAACGAAACCATTAAAAATTTAGTGGAATTAGCCACTTTAGCCAGAAAAGATGGGGTGTTGAGTTTGGAGGGGCGAGTGGCGCAAATTGAAGACGATTTCACCCGTAATGGCTTGTCTATGATCATAGATGGCAAGGATCTCAAATCCGTTAAGGAAAGCTTAGAAATCAGCATTGAAGAAATGGAAGAGTATTACCACGGCGCCGCTCATTATTGGGAGACGGCCGGCGAGACCGCTCCTACTATGGGGTTAGTGGGGGCGGTTATGGGGCTTATGCTAGCCTTGCAAAAACTGGACAACCCGGCTGAAATGGCAGCAGGAATTGCTGGGGCTTTTACGGCTACTGTTACAGGAATTATGTGTTCTTATGCGATTTTTGGCCCTTTTGGGCATAAGCTCAAGGCTAAGTCTAAAGACATTATTAAAGAAAAAACCGTTCTTTTAGAGGGGATTTTAGGCATCGCTAATGGGGAAAACCCAAGGGATTTAGAAAACAAACTCTTAAACTACATCGCTCCCGGTGAGCCTAAAAAATCCCAATTTGAGGGCTAA
- a CDS encoding class I SAM-dependent methyltransferase — MRSFGNYMQEWLYGKKGYYRKALIGPKGDFYTSVSLSKFFGGAMAFYIIKLLEEEKLFLPLKIVEIGSHHGHFLSDIASFLNALSVGVMEKCEFISCEPLKELQKLQRTIFKQTTQLDLTICDLKDLDFKGHENAFVVSNELFDAFACEIIKDNKMLFITHDHKGVWGAIDEPTKELLKNLDLKQGCAPLFLEAFIKDLLAKLNEAPSWVFLSFDYGDETERKDMHLRAFKNHQALDFKDILNNLASLYQKSDLTYDVNFSLVRFLFEKHHAQFSFFKSQANALLDMGLMGLLEIFSKSVGYERYLKEAAKIKPLISPGGLGERFKALEFVKKNKM, encoded by the coding sequence GTGCGATCGTTTGGGAATTACATGCAAGAGTGGCTTTATGGAAAAAAGGGGTATTACAGAAAGGCGCTAATCGGTCCAAAAGGGGATTTTTACACTTCGGTGTCTTTGAGTAAGTTTTTTGGGGGCGCTATGGCGTTTTATATCATCAAGCTTTTAGAAGAAGAAAAATTATTTTTGCCTTTAAAAATTGTAGAAATTGGCTCTCATCATGGGCATTTTTTGAGCGATATAGCCAGTTTTTTAAACGCTTTGAGCGTGGGCGTAATGGAAAAATGCGAGTTTATCAGCTGTGAGCCTTTAAAGGAATTGCAAAAACTCCAACGAACTATTTTCAAACAAACCACGCAATTGGATTTGACGATCTGCGATCTGAAAGATCTAGATTTCAAGGGGCATGAAAATGCGTTTGTTGTCTCTAATGAATTGTTTGACGCGTTCGCTTGCGAGATCATCAAAGATAACAAAATGCTTTTTATCACCCATGATCATAAGGGCGTTTGGGGCGCTATTGATGAACCCACTAAAGAACTTCTTAAAAATTTGGATTTAAAACAAGGGTGCGCGCCGTTGTTTTTAGAGGCTTTCATTAAGGATTTGTTAGCAAAATTGAATGAGGCTCCTTCTTGGGTGTTTTTGAGCTTTGATTATGGCGATGAAACAGAGAGAAAAGACATGCATTTAAGGGCTTTTAAAAACCACCAAGCACTGGATTTTAAGGATATTTTAAACAATCTAGCTTCTTTGTATCAAAAGAGCGATTTGACCTATGATGTCAATTTTTCTTTGGTGCGCTTTTTGTTTGAAAAACACCATGCACAATTTTCATTCTTCAAATCGCAGGCTAACGCTTTGCTTGATATGGGGCTTATGGGATTGTTAGAAATATTTTCAAAGAGCGTGGGTTATGAAAGGTATTTGAAAGAAGCGGCTAAAATCAAGCCCCTAATTAGCCCTGGGGGTTTGGGGGAGCGTTTCAAGGCGTTAGAGTTTGTGAAAAAAAATAAAATGTAA
- a CDS encoding MBL fold metallo-hydrolase yields MEILRRECGAVEENAYIVKLSSGIDFIIDPGFSSSEWVLENAKNPKAILITHGHYDHVWDSAQLSKTLKNTPIYAPKDDVFMLENDIFHLGMPVFSPNFSVPCNKGCTTLEIENTTIKYWHFPGHTPGCSIIEIEGVIFSGDFIFYRSIGRYDFPYSNEKDMKESLLRFQNLDFPKDIEIYPGHGDKTSFFAEREHSKIWVSRMA; encoded by the coding sequence TTGGAAATTTTAAGGCGAGAGTGTGGGGCGGTGGAAGAAAACGCTTATATTGTGAAGCTTTCTAGTGGGATAGATTTTATTATCGATCCCGGATTTTCTAGCAGCGAATGGGTGTTAGAAAACGCCAAAAACCCTAAGGCGATTTTAATCACGCATGGGCATTATGATCATGTATGGGATAGCGCTCAATTGTCAAAAACCCTTAAAAACACCCCCATTTACGCCCCAAAAGACGATGTGTTCATGCTAGAAAATGATATTTTCCATTTAGGCATGCCGGTTTTTAGCCCCAATTTTAGCGTGCCTTGCAATAAGGGTTGCACCACTTTAGAGATAGAAAACACTACCATTAAATACTGGCATTTTCCCGGACACACGCCCGGTTGTTCTATCATAGAAATAGAAGGGGTGATTTTTAGTGGGGATTTTATTTTTTATCGCAGCATTGGTCGTTATGATTTCCCTTATTCTAATGAAAAAGACATGAAAGAGTCCCTGTTAAGGTTTCAAAATTTAGACTTTCCTAAAGACATAGAGATTTATCCAGGGCATGGGGATAAGACAAGTTTTTTTGCTGAAAGAGAGCATTCTAAAATTTGGGTTTCAAGGATGGCTTAA
- the trxA gene encoding thioredoxin — MSHYIELTEENFESTIKKGVALVDFWAPWCGPCKMLSPVIDELASEYEGKAKICKVNTDEQEELSAKFGIRSIPTLLFTKDGEVVHQLVGVQTKVALKEQLNKLLG; from the coding sequence ATGAGTCACTATATTGAATTAACTGAAGAAAATTTTGAAAGCACCATTAAAAAAGGGGTTGCGTTAGTGGATTTTTGGGCGCCATGGTGTGGTCCTTGTAAAATGCTATCCCCTGTGATTGATGAATTAGCTAGCGAATATGAAGGTAAGGCTAAGATTTGTAAAGTCAATACCGATGAGCAAGAAGAATTGAGCGCGAAATTTGGGATTAGAAGCATTCCTACGCTTTTATTCACAAAAGATGGCGAAGTGGTCCATCAGTTGGTAGGAGTGCAAACTAAAGTTGCTTTAAAAGAGCAATTGAACAAACTTTTAGGCTAA
- a CDS encoding homoserine dehydrogenase: MKKRLNIGLVGLGCVGSAVAKILQENQEIIKDRAGVEIVIKKAVVRDVKKHKGYPFEISNDLESLIEDEEIDIIVELMGGVEAPYLLAKKTLAKQKAFVTANKAMLAYHRYELEQIAKNTPIGFEASVCGGIPIIKALKDGLSANHILSFKGILNGTSNYILSQMFKNQASFKDALKDAQHLGYAELNPEFDIKGIDAAHKLLILASLAYGIDAKLEEILIEGIEKIEPDDMEFAKEFGYSIKLLGIAKKHPDCIELRVHPSMIKKECMLSKVDGVMNAISVIGDKVGETLYYGAGAGGEPTASAVISDIIEIARKKSSLMLGFETPQKLPLKPKEEIQCAYYVRLLVSDEKGVFSQISAILAQNDISLNNVLQKEIPHSNKAKILFSTHTTNENSMLNALKELENLKSVLDTPKMIRLEH, encoded by the coding sequence ATGAAAAAAAGATTGAATATAGGGCTTGTGGGTTTAGGGTGTGTGGGGAGCGCGGTCGCTAAAATCTTACAAGAAAATCAAGAAATCATTAAAGACAGAGCCGGCGTGGAAATTGTGATTAAAAAAGCGGTGGTGCGAGATGTGAAAAAACACAAAGGCTATCCTTTTGAAATCAGTAATGATTTAGAAAGCCTGATAGAAGATGAAGAGATTGATATTATCGTGGAGCTTATGGGTGGGGTGGAAGCGCCTTATCTTTTAGCTAAAAAAACTTTAGCCAAACAAAAAGCCTTCGTTACAGCCAATAAAGCCATGTTAGCGTATCACCGCTATGAATTAGAACAAATCGCTAAAAACACCCCCATAGGCTTTGAAGCGAGCGTGTGTGGGGGTATCCCTATTATCAAGGCTTTAAAAGACGGCTTGAGCGCTAATCACATCCTTTCTTTTAAAGGGATTTTAAACGGCACCAGCAATTACATTTTAAGCCAGATGTTTAAAAATCAAGCGAGCTTTAAGGACGCTTTGAAAGACGCCCAACATTTAGGCTATGCGGAATTGAACCCTGAATTTGACATTAAGGGCATTGATGCGGCGCACAAATTATTGATTTTAGCGTCTTTAGCCTATGGCATTGATGCGAAATTAGAAGAAATTTTAATTGAAGGCATTGAAAAAATAGAGCCAGACGACATGGAGTTTGCTAAAGAATTTGGTTATAGCATCAAACTTTTAGGCATCGCTAAAAAACACCCAGATTGCATTGAATTAAGGGTGCATCCAAGCATGATTAAAAAGGAATGCATGCTCTCTAAAGTAGATGGGGTGATGAACGCTATAAGCGTTATAGGGGATAAGGTGGGCGAGACTTTGTATTATGGGGCTGGGGCTGGGGGAGAGCCTACCGCAAGCGCGGTCATTAGCGATATTATAGAAATCGCAAGGAAAAAAAGCTCTTTAATGCTAGGCTTTGAAACCCCTCAAAAACTCCCCCTAAAACCCAAAGAAGAAATCCAATGCGCTTATTATGTGCGTTTGTTAGTGAGCGATGAAAAAGGGGTTTTTTCTCAAATTAGCGCGATTTTAGCCCAAAACGATATTTCGCTCAACAATGTCTTACAAAAAGAAATCCCACATTCCAACAAGGCTAAAATCTTGTTTTCCACGCACACCACCAACGAAAATTCTATGCTGAACGCCCTTAAAGAGCTTGAAAATCTAAAAAGCGTGTTGGATACCCCCAAAATGATCCGTTTGGAACATTGA